One genomic window of Cupriavidus oxalaticus includes the following:
- a CDS encoding type IV pilus modification PilV family protein: MTRILPHAGRRHGQRPARLPRRTAQRGLLLIEVLVAVVILLAALLGTAGLVARSGQNEMESYQRVQALALLQDMAARINANRQVAQCYANGANGVRLGTGTAAPAACTLGTAAQNATANGDLQAWNTALLGSAEMTAAASGVAAQPVGAMIGARGCIDTVDAAANVYRITVAWQGLAATGAPALGCGQNQYGNEAYRRAVSTQIRIGSLGTVS, encoded by the coding sequence ATGACCCGCATCCTTCCCCACGCCGGCCGCCGCCACGGGCAACGGCCGGCGCGCCTGCCGCGACGCACCGCGCAGCGTGGCCTGCTGCTGATCGAAGTGCTGGTGGCGGTGGTGATCCTGCTCGCCGCGCTGCTGGGCACGGCGGGACTGGTGGCGCGCTCGGGCCAGAACGAGATGGAGTCCTACCAGCGCGTGCAGGCGCTCGCGCTGCTGCAGGACATGGCCGCCCGCATCAATGCCAACCGCCAGGTGGCGCAGTGCTATGCCAATGGCGCCAACGGCGTGCGGCTGGGCACCGGCACAGCCGCGCCGGCGGCCTGCACGCTGGGAACGGCCGCGCAGAACGCCACCGCCAACGGCGACCTGCAGGCATGGAACACCGCGCTGCTGGGCAGCGCCGAGATGACGGCCGCGGCCAGCGGCGTGGCGGCGCAGCCGGTCGGCGCCATGATCGGCGCGCGCGGCTGCATCGACACCGTCGACGCGGCCGCCAACGTCTACCGCATCACCGTCGCCTGGCAAGGCCTGGCCGCCACCGGCGCCCCCGCGCTCGGCTGCGGCCAGAACCAGTACGGCAACGAAGCCTACCGTCGCGCGGTCAGCACGCAGATCCGCATTGGCTCGCTGGGGACCGTGTCATGA
- a CDS encoding GspH/FimT family pseudopilin, producing MAATYRLRLCRPQPRALRGFTLVELMCTLAVLAILAFAAAPSFASLMAGQRVRSASLDLSSALLLARSEAVKRNATVTLAPTGAAWTAGWAVSAGAETVRTFGPYASLTITPSAAGALSVGNDGRLAGAAMRFEIAPANDTTVALRVCVQVSETGRVASETGACT from the coding sequence ATGGCAGCCACCTACCGGCTTCGCCTGTGCCGCCCGCAGCCGCGGGCGCTGCGCGGCTTCACCCTGGTCGAACTGATGTGCACGCTGGCCGTGCTGGCGATCCTCGCGTTCGCCGCCGCGCCGTCGTTTGCGTCGCTGATGGCGGGGCAGCGCGTGCGCAGCGCCTCGCTCGACCTGAGCTCGGCGCTGCTGCTGGCGCGCAGCGAGGCGGTCAAGCGCAACGCCACCGTGACGCTGGCGCCCACCGGTGCGGCCTGGACCGCGGGCTGGGCCGTCAGCGCCGGCGCGGAGACAGTGCGCACCTTCGGGCCCTACGCCAGCCTCACCATCACCCCCAGCGCCGCCGGGGCGTTGTCGGTCGGCAACGACGGCCGGCTTGCCGGCGCGGCAATGCGCTTCGAGATCGCTCCCGCCAATGACACGACGGTCGCGCTGCGCGTGTGCGTGCAGGTCAGCGAGACCGGCCGCGTTGCCTCTGAAACGGGAGCCTGCACATGA
- a CDS encoding MurR/RpiR family transcriptional regulator: MPSDSPTHPPQPSQAGPTPAPPHDLDALLALLRASFPSLSTQFQSGARYLLDHPQDVPVLSMRKIAASAGVQPATLVRLSQHLGFEGWQGLRELFVDALRGGSQPYARRARKVVRESSASRMLGEMLDAQHHNLDLIAANNDKTLQQAAELLSQAQNVHVAGFRSCFPIAFTFHYVYRLFRSSVQLIRADAGTLEMELRGLAPKDAVVVASFAPYSQESIRVAAAARECGCKVIALTDSTVAPIALAADCTLLFSVESPSFFPSITAGVAMVEALVEQLLARKGKGAIRALEQAEGELHRAGAYVPAGRG, translated from the coding sequence ATGCCGTCCGACAGCCCCACCCATCCGCCGCAGCCTTCCCAGGCCGGTCCCACGCCGGCGCCGCCCCACGACCTCGACGCGCTGCTGGCGTTGCTGCGCGCCAGCTTCCCGAGCCTGAGCACGCAGTTCCAGAGCGGCGCGCGCTACCTGCTCGACCACCCGCAGGACGTGCCGGTGCTGTCGATGCGCAAGATCGCCGCCAGCGCCGGCGTGCAGCCCGCCACGCTGGTGCGGCTGTCGCAGCACCTCGGCTTCGAGGGCTGGCAGGGCCTGCGCGAACTCTTTGTCGATGCGCTGCGCGGCGGTAGCCAGCCCTATGCGCGCCGCGCGCGCAAGGTGGTGCGCGAAAGCAGCGCCAGCCGCATGCTGGGCGAGATGCTCGACGCGCAGCACCATAACCTCGACCTGATCGCCGCCAACAACGACAAGACGCTGCAGCAGGCGGCGGAACTGTTGTCGCAAGCGCAGAACGTGCACGTGGCGGGCTTCCGCTCGTGCTTCCCGATCGCGTTCACCTTCCACTATGTCTACCGGCTGTTCCGCAGCTCGGTGCAGCTGATCCGCGCCGATGCCGGCACGCTGGAAATGGAGCTGCGCGGCCTGGCGCCCAAGGACGCCGTGGTGGTGGCCAGCTTCGCCCCGTATTCGCAGGAAAGCATCCGCGTGGCGGCGGCCGCGCGCGAGTGCGGCTGCAAGGTGATCGCGTTGACCGACAGCACCGTGGCGCCGATCGCGCTGGCGGCGGACTGCACGCTGCTGTTCTCGGTCGAGAGCCCGTCGTTCTTCCCCTCGATCACGGCCGGCGTGGCCATGGTCGAGGCGCTGGTCGAGCAGTTGCTGGCGCGCAAGGGCAAGGGCGCGATCCGCGCGCTCGAGCAGGCCGAGGGCGAGCTGCACCGCGCCGGGGCCTACGTGCCCGCCGGCCGCGGCTGA
- a CDS encoding efflux transporter outer membrane subunit, producing the protein MTRFLPLMAAAALLAGCAVGPDFRRPAPTDDAGYVPGPQPVATVAADSGDRHPQSHAQTLAAGADVPAQWWTLFHSAELDATIRMALDASPTLAQARARLREAQENLAARTGATRWPAVDAQLNTTRQQVNFQSMGISTIPSPGPFTLYGATVQVSYVLDLFGGQRRELEGLQAAVDYQRYELEAARLALAANVATAAIREAGLRAQLADTVALAEAQRRQLGIAEERLRAGGVARVDVQRQRAQLAQTQALVPGLQRQLEATRHQLAVYTGQTPAAASLPAFTLDALHLPDTLPVSLPATLARRRPDIRAAEALLHQASADIGVATANLYPQVTLSASGGSQVTAARDLFSSLNVWSLAAGLVQPVFRGGELQARKRAAEAAYEQALAAYRQAVLQGLQDVADSLRALEADAATLRERADNARQARDTLTVVSEQYRLGGVSQLAVLDAEREARQASLDLAQSRADRLADSAALLQALGGGWWQEEETPMAAAPR; encoded by the coding sequence ATGACCCGATTTCTTCCTTTGATGGCCGCTGCCGCGCTGCTGGCCGGCTGTGCCGTCGGCCCCGATTTCCGCCGCCCCGCGCCGACCGATGATGCCGGCTACGTGCCGGGCCCGCAACCGGTTGCCACCGTCGCGGCCGACAGCGGCGATCGCCATCCGCAATCGCACGCGCAGACACTGGCCGCAGGCGCCGACGTGCCGGCGCAATGGTGGACGCTGTTCCATAGCGCCGAGCTGGACGCCACCATCCGCATGGCGCTCGACGCCAGCCCCACGCTGGCCCAGGCGCGCGCGCGGCTGCGCGAGGCGCAGGAAAACCTTGCCGCGCGCACTGGCGCCACGCGCTGGCCCGCGGTTGACGCGCAGCTCAATACCACGCGGCAGCAGGTCAATTTCCAGTCGATGGGCATTTCGACGATCCCCAGCCCGGGACCATTTACGCTGTATGGCGCTACGGTGCAGGTGTCCTATGTACTCGACCTGTTCGGCGGGCAGCGGCGCGAGCTCGAAGGGCTGCAGGCGGCGGTCGACTACCAGCGCTACGAGCTGGAAGCGGCGCGGCTGGCGCTGGCCGCCAACGTCGCCACCGCGGCGATCCGCGAGGCCGGACTGCGCGCGCAACTGGCCGACACGGTGGCGCTGGCCGAAGCCCAGCGGCGCCAGCTCGGCATCGCCGAGGAACGCCTGCGCGCCGGCGGCGTCGCGCGCGTCGACGTGCAGCGCCAGCGCGCACAACTGGCGCAGACGCAGGCGCTGGTGCCGGGCCTGCAGCGCCAGCTGGAAGCGACACGGCACCAGCTCGCGGTCTACACCGGCCAGACTCCGGCAGCCGCCTCCTTGCCCGCATTCACGCTGGACGCGCTGCATCTGCCCGACACGCTGCCGGTCAGCCTGCCGGCCACGCTGGCGCGGCGCCGCCCCGACATCCGCGCGGCCGAAGCGCTGCTGCACCAGGCCAGCGCCGATATCGGCGTGGCCACCGCCAACCTCTATCCGCAGGTCACGCTGAGCGCCAGCGGCGGCAGCCAGGTCACCGCCGCGCGCGACCTGTTCAGCAGCCTCAATGTGTGGAGCCTCGCAGCCGGGCTGGTGCAGCCGGTGTTCCGCGGCGGCGAACTGCAGGCGCGCAAGCGCGCCGCCGAAGCGGCGTACGAGCAGGCACTGGCCGCCTACCGGCAGGCCGTGCTGCAGGGCTTGCAGGACGTGGCTGATTCGCTGCGCGCGCTCGAGGCCGACGCCGCGACGCTGCGCGAGCGCGCCGACAATGCGCGCCAGGCGCGCGACACGCTGACGGTGGTGTCGGAACAGTACCGGCTCGGCGGCGTCAGCCAGCTGGCCGTGCTCGATGCCGAGCGCGAGGCGCGGCAGGCTTCGCTGGACCTGGCGCAGTCGCGCGCCGACCGGCTGGCGGATTCGGCGGCGCTGCTGCAGGCGTTGGGGGGTGGGTGGTGGCAGGAGGAAGAAACGCCGATGGCGGCGGCGCCCCGGTAA
- a CDS encoding PilW family protein, whose translation MKRLPPRIAQGRRLQRGVSLVELMIGITIGLLMLTALASLYYANSLSRTEFVKSAEQVENGRYALEQIRREVELAGFYGAGSIARGATVAGPALCATDPAALGFAAGGTVPLPLAGYAAGVVAPCLADLAATSEVLVVRRVSTTPVAAPTPGVPYLQVSACPNDTTAFVFDASAAAAFPLRTKACDAAVPAVLREAVVRAFYLAPCDRCTNGGDGIPTLKMAELVNGAFQTRSLAQGIQDMHVAYGMDLDSNGSADCYVDDPGANNAAACPIVPGYDWTNALTNWSNVTTVRVNLLARTLRTSGGTVDTRTYDLGRAAASGPFNDGYKRHVYAQVARLVNVAGLREQ comes from the coding sequence ATGAAGCGCCTGCCTCCGCGTATCGCACAAGGCCGCCGGCTCCAGCGCGGCGTGTCGCTGGTGGAGCTGATGATCGGCATCACCATCGGCCTGCTGATGCTGACTGCGCTGGCCAGTCTCTATTACGCCAACAGCTTGTCGCGCACCGAGTTCGTCAAGTCGGCCGAGCAGGTGGAGAACGGCCGCTATGCGCTGGAGCAGATCCGGCGCGAGGTGGAACTTGCGGGGTTCTACGGGGCAGGCAGCATTGCGCGGGGCGCCACGGTGGCCGGTCCCGCGCTGTGCGCGACAGACCCGGCCGCGCTCGGCTTCGCGGCAGGAGGCACCGTCCCACTGCCTCTGGCAGGCTATGCGGCCGGCGTGGTTGCGCCCTGCCTGGCCGACCTTGCCGCCACTTCCGAGGTGCTGGTGGTGCGGCGCGTGTCGACCACGCCGGTCGCGGCCCCGACGCCGGGCGTGCCTTACCTGCAGGTATCGGCCTGCCCGAACGACACCACTGCCTTTGTCTTCGATGCCAGCGCGGCGGCCGCTTTCCCGTTGCGCACCAAGGCTTGCGATGCGGCGGTACCGGCAGTGCTGCGCGAAGCGGTGGTGCGCGCGTTCTATCTCGCGCCGTGCGACCGCTGCACCAACGGCGGCGACGGCATCCCCACGCTGAAGATGGCCGAGCTGGTCAACGGCGCGTTCCAGACGCGTTCGCTGGCGCAGGGCATCCAGGACATGCATGTGGCCTACGGCATGGACCTGGACAGCAACGGCTCCGCCGACTGCTACGTGGACGATCCCGGCGCCAACAATGCCGCCGCCTGCCCAATCGTGCCGGGCTACGACTGGACCAATGCGCTAACCAACTGGAGCAACGTGACCACCGTGCGCGTAAACCTGCTGGCGCGCACGCTGCGCACCTCTGGCGGCACGGTAGACACGCGCACCTACGACCTGGGGCGCGCCGCCGCCAGCGGTCCGTTCAATGACGGCTACAAGCGCCACGTCTACGCCCAGGTGGCGCGGCTGGTCAACGTGGCCGGACTGCGCGAGCAATGA
- a CDS encoding ABC transporter permease, translated as MNAAAIRNPRQPRANGTRFSVQRWWSIVLKEFLQLRRDRVTFGMIVGLPIMQLLLFGFAINTDPRHLPTAVIAADQSEFTRTFIASMQNSTYFKVVATLPDEAAGREALMKGDVQFVLSIPPDFTRKLLRGERPALLVEADATDPSATGQAIAALPQLPFRVGTHDLKGSLAPLAGGKAPFDVQVQRLYNPEGLTQYNIIPGLMGVILSMTMVMMTGLAMTRERERGTMENLLAMPVQPLEVMTGKIVPYIFIGLIQVTIVLLAARWVFSVPFVGSVTAVYLAALLFIAANLTVGITLSSLAQNQLQAMQLTFFYFLPNILLSGFMFPFAGMPGWAQAIGNILPMTYFNRMVRGILLKGSGWAELWPQVWPMALFIVVVMTIAVRFYRRTLD; from the coding sequence ATGAACGCCGCCGCAATCCGGAACCCGCGCCAGCCTCGCGCCAACGGCACGCGCTTCTCGGTCCAGCGCTGGTGGAGCATCGTGCTGAAGGAATTCCTGCAGCTGCGCCGCGACCGCGTCACCTTCGGCATGATCGTCGGCCTGCCGATCATGCAGCTGCTGCTGTTCGGCTTTGCCATCAACACCGACCCGCGCCACCTGCCGACCGCGGTGATCGCTGCCGACCAGAGCGAATTCACCCGCACCTTCATTGCCAGCATGCAGAACTCCACCTATTTCAAGGTGGTGGCCACGCTGCCCGACGAGGCCGCCGGCAGAGAGGCGCTGATGAAGGGTGACGTGCAGTTCGTGCTCAGCATCCCGCCCGATTTCACGCGCAAGCTGCTGCGCGGCGAACGCCCCGCGCTGCTGGTGGAGGCCGACGCCACCGATCCCTCGGCCACCGGCCAGGCGATCGCCGCGCTGCCGCAGCTGCCATTCAGGGTCGGCACCCACGACCTGAAAGGCTCGCTGGCGCCGCTGGCGGGCGGCAAGGCGCCGTTCGACGTGCAGGTGCAGCGCCTGTACAACCCCGAGGGCCTGACCCAGTACAACATCATCCCCGGCCTGATGGGCGTGATCCTGTCGATGACCATGGTGATGATGACCGGGCTGGCGATGACGCGCGAACGCGAGCGCGGCACCATGGAAAACCTGCTGGCCATGCCGGTGCAGCCGCTCGAGGTGATGACCGGCAAGATCGTGCCGTACATTTTCATCGGGCTGATCCAGGTGACCATCGTGCTGCTGGCCGCGCGCTGGGTATTCAGCGTGCCTTTCGTCGGCTCGGTGACGGCGGTCTACCTCGCGGCGCTGCTGTTTATCGCGGCCAACCTGACGGTGGGCATCACCCTGTCGTCGCTGGCGCAGAACCAGCTGCAGGCGATGCAGCTGACCTTCTTCTACTTCCTGCCCAACATCCTGCTATCGGGCTTCATGTTCCCGTTTGCGGGCATGCCCGGCTGGGCGCAGGCGATCGGCAACATCCTGCCGATGACGTATTTCAACCGCATGGTGCGCGGCATCCTGCTCAAGGGCAGCGGCTGGGCCGAGCTATGGCCGCAGGTCTGGCCGATGGCGCTGTTCATCGTGGTGGTGATGACGATCGCGGTGCGCTTCTACCGCCGCACGCTGGACTGA
- a CDS encoding pilus assembly protein: MTSPARRNRRLAAFAAALLALAGWQGAHAEDIDLFTGLQSNAGTKPNVLLLLDNASTWNAATTIRGCDVDVVSANNAGTDVGAIQCALYRAVNTLATNPQLAGNINMGLMMFGTGTNPGGKFRYPSAAPYTLPLMDATNGAQFLEYIKSIDRQTDNSNNSQVGGGMQEAWAFFGGRKGLSGTQYTSPITNPCQKNFVIYIANAVNNGKPQDTGTEPKDALAAAGASAKQMTQLKLDTAANKYESNWGDEWARFMYETDVNGNLDNNQNIITYTIAITDGRNPDYVESTRSMADNAGGKRYVVDLGDVDALVKALLQIFNEMQAVNNVFSSVSLPVSVNGQGSYLNQIYIGMFRPDATAAPRWMGNLKQYKLGYDNKNQIVVLDANPSGPNQQSAISNAGTGFISPSAKSFWTAEPPLGFSGSSYTGSQVSGWPAKGFWVNSPSGAAGALDSADGVAGVVGGDGEIVEKGGAGEMLRAQFTTDQSGRKLYTCASGACSGKNLASFDTSNSWLTGTSGQAALNTTAADVNNLINWVRGRDVRALGESSVAGAELQKGPGGSVTMRGSVHGDVLHSRPVVINYGGTTGVVVFYGANDGVFHAVNGNQTTGIGGIRPGGELWGFIAPEFYGKLGRLYTNTPEVQLSGSPTGAGAKPRDYFFDGTTTVFQDLRDPAKPRVVIYLTARRGGRLTYALDVTDPMAPEFLWKADSTSIAELGQTWSQPRVIRVKGYANPLVVMGAGYDPAEDAEPSQGGGSSGQGRGVIVFDAFTGDVVRAWLADCTGLSATVCTTPAGMNRAIPSDVAVVDRNGDGLVDKGYVGDVGGNVWRLDFETAAGTGSDAWTLHKFASLGGAQGTNDARKFMYPPDVITTGNYDAVMIGSGDREHPLYTTSTTPGLAYNVSNRFYMLKDTTLTGGLPSTWTPLTEADLFNATSTAYADTSAGKGFYLVLGTGEKVVNAPLTVAGYTYFGTNQPSVPKSGVCYPDLGKARGYAISFLTGKGLNDDRHVVFNNGGLPPSPVFGVVAVTDAAGNTSNVPVLIGGGNQTGPGGGDNTSSLGAQKISPPGIGKRKRTYWYSQTDRK; the protein is encoded by the coding sequence ATGACGAGCCCAGCCCGCCGGAATCGGCGCCTTGCCGCCTTCGCCGCAGCCCTGCTTGCCCTGGCCGGATGGCAGGGCGCGCATGCCGAAGACATCGACCTGTTCACCGGCCTGCAGAGCAATGCCGGTACCAAGCCCAATGTGCTGTTGCTGCTGGACAATGCGTCCACGTGGAATGCGGCCACGACCATCCGTGGCTGCGATGTCGATGTCGTCAGCGCCAACAACGCCGGCACCGACGTCGGCGCGATCCAGTGCGCACTGTACCGCGCGGTGAACACGCTCGCGACCAACCCGCAGCTGGCCGGCAACATCAACATGGGCTTGATGATGTTCGGCACGGGCACCAACCCCGGCGGCAAATTCCGCTATCCGTCGGCGGCGCCATACACATTGCCGCTGATGGACGCCACCAATGGCGCGCAATTCCTTGAGTACATCAAGAGCATCGACCGCCAGACCGACAACTCAAACAATTCCCAGGTGGGTGGGGGCATGCAGGAAGCCTGGGCATTCTTCGGCGGCAGGAAGGGCTTGTCAGGTACGCAGTACACGTCGCCGATCACCAACCCGTGCCAGAAGAACTTCGTTATCTACATCGCCAACGCGGTCAACAACGGCAAGCCGCAGGACACCGGCACCGAGCCCAAGGACGCGCTTGCCGCGGCGGGGGCCAGCGCCAAGCAGATGACCCAGCTCAAGCTCGACACGGCGGCCAACAAGTACGAAAGCAACTGGGGAGACGAGTGGGCGCGGTTCATGTACGAAACCGACGTGAACGGCAATCTCGACAATAACCAGAACATCATCACCTATACGATCGCCATCACGGACGGCAGGAACCCCGACTATGTCGAGTCGACCCGCAGCATGGCCGACAATGCCGGCGGCAAGCGCTATGTGGTTGACCTGGGCGACGTGGACGCGCTGGTGAAGGCGCTGCTGCAGATCTTCAACGAGATGCAGGCCGTCAACAACGTGTTCTCCTCGGTGAGCCTGCCGGTCAGCGTGAACGGGCAGGGTTCGTACCTGAACCAGATCTACATCGGCATGTTCCGGCCCGACGCCACCGCAGCGCCGCGCTGGATGGGCAACCTGAAGCAGTACAAGCTTGGCTACGACAACAAGAACCAGATCGTGGTGCTGGACGCCAACCCCAGCGGCCCCAACCAGCAGAGTGCGATCAGCAATGCCGGCACGGGTTTCATCTCGCCCAGCGCCAAGAGTTTCTGGACCGCCGAGCCGCCGCTGGGGTTCAGTGGTTCCAGCTATACCGGCAGCCAGGTAAGCGGCTGGCCTGCCAAGGGGTTCTGGGTCAACAGTCCGTCCGGCGCTGCCGGTGCGCTGGACTCTGCCGACGGCGTGGCGGGTGTGGTCGGCGGCGATGGCGAAATCGTCGAGAAAGGTGGCGCCGGCGAAATGCTGCGCGCCCAGTTCACCACCGACCAGAGCGGGCGCAAGCTCTACACCTGCGCGTCGGGGGCATGCAGCGGCAAGAATTTGGCTTCGTTCGATACGTCCAACAGCTGGCTGACCGGCACCAGCGGGCAGGCCGCGCTCAATACCACGGCCGCCGACGTCAACAACCTGATCAATTGGGTGCGCGGCCGCGACGTGCGGGCACTGGGCGAAAGTTCGGTGGCCGGCGCGGAGTTGCAGAAAGGCCCGGGGGGCAGCGTTACCATGCGCGGCTCGGTGCATGGCGATGTACTGCATTCGCGCCCGGTGGTGATCAACTATGGCGGCACGACCGGCGTGGTGGTGTTCTATGGCGCCAACGACGGCGTCTTCCATGCGGTCAATGGCAACCAGACCACCGGCATCGGCGGCATACGTCCGGGCGGGGAGCTGTGGGGCTTCATTGCACCGGAGTTCTATGGCAAGCTCGGCCGTCTCTACACCAATACGCCCGAGGTGCAGCTGAGCGGATCGCCCACCGGTGCGGGCGCGAAGCCGCGCGACTATTTCTTCGATGGCACCACGACGGTGTTCCAGGACCTGCGCGACCCGGCCAAGCCTCGTGTGGTGATCTACCTGACCGCGCGCCGCGGCGGGCGCCTGACCTACGCGCTGGACGTCACCGACCCGATGGCGCCGGAATTCCTGTGGAAGGCCGACAGCACCAGCATCGCGGAACTGGGACAGACCTGGTCGCAGCCGCGCGTGATCCGCGTCAAGGGGTATGCAAACCCGCTCGTGGTGATGGGCGCCGGCTACGATCCCGCCGAGGATGCCGAGCCGTCCCAGGGTGGCGGCAGTTCGGGACAAGGGCGTGGCGTGATCGTGTTCGATGCCTTCACGGGCGATGTGGTGCGCGCATGGCTGGCCGACTGCACCGGTCTTTCCGCCACGGTGTGCACGACGCCTGCCGGCATGAACCGCGCGATCCCGTCCGACGTGGCCGTGGTGGACCGCAACGGTGACGGGCTGGTAGACAAGGGCTATGTCGGCGACGTCGGCGGCAATGTCTGGCGGCTGGACTTCGAGACGGCGGCCGGCACCGGGTCAGATGCCTGGACGCTGCATAAATTCGCATCCCTGGGCGGCGCGCAGGGCACCAACGATGCGCGCAAGTTCATGTATCCGCCGGATGTCATCACCACCGGCAACTACGATGCGGTGATGATCGGCAGCGGCGACCGCGAGCATCCGCTGTACACCACCAGCACTACGCCGGGCCTGGCCTACAACGTCAGCAACCGCTTCTACATGCTGAAGGACACGACGCTCACCGGCGGGCTGCCGTCGACATGGACGCCGCTGACCGAGGCCGACCTGTTCAACGCGACTTCGACCGCATACGCCGACACAAGCGCGGGCAAGGGCTTCTACCTCGTGCTGGGCACCGGCGAGAAGGTGGTCAACGCGCCGCTGACCGTGGCCGGCTACACCTACTTCGGCACCAATCAGCCAAGCGTGCCGAAGTCGGGCGTGTGCTACCCGGACCTGGGCAAGGCGCGCGGCTATGCAATTTCGTTCCTTACCGGCAAAGGCCTGAACGACGACCGCCATGTCGTGTTCAACAACGGTGGCTTGCCGCCGTCGCCGGTGTTCGGGGTGGTTGCCGTCACGGATGCGGCAGGCAACACCAGCAACGTGCCGGTGCTGATCGGCGGCGGCAACCAGACCGGTCCCGGCGGCGGCGACAATACCTCGTCGCTGGGCGCGCAGAAGATCTCGCCGCCGGGGATCGGCAAGCGCAAGCGCACTTACTGGTACTCGCAGACCGACCGCAAGTGA
- a CDS encoding type IV pilin protein, whose translation MGHRSPAVRHGGMVTPPFRVKGQIGAGTDAAGAMPGRGARARGFTLVELMIAVAIIAILAAVAIPNYSRHVVRSHRAAIESFMLEVSGAQERFLVDNRAYAANLGALGMSVPSAQSTRYDVTVTPNAALPPGYSIVATPKGSQLSADTGCGTLTLTSAGARSASGGGTDCWN comes from the coding sequence ATGGGACATAGAAGCCCTGCAGTGCGACACGGCGGCATGGTCACGCCGCCGTTTCGGGTCAAGGGTCAAATCGGGGCAGGAACAGACGCGGCGGGCGCCATGCCGGGCCGCGGCGCGCGCGCGCGCGGCTTCACGCTGGTCGAGCTGATGATCGCCGTCGCGATCATCGCCATCCTGGCCGCCGTCGCCATCCCCAACTACAGCCGCCATGTGGTGCGATCGCACCGCGCCGCGATCGAGTCGTTCATGCTCGAAGTCTCCGGCGCGCAGGAGCGGTTTCTCGTCGACAACCGCGCCTATGCCGCCAATCTCGGCGCGCTAGGCATGTCGGTGCCGTCCGCGCAGAGCACGCGCTACGATGTCACCGTGACTCCCAATGCCGCGCTGCCGCCGGGCTACAGCATCGTGGCCACGCCCAAGGGCAGCCAGCTGAGCGCCGATACCGGCTGCGGCACGCTGACGCTGACCAGCGCCGGCGCCAGGTCGGCGTCCGGTGGCGGCACCGATTGCTGGAACTGA
- a CDS encoding pilus assembly PilX family protein: protein MTKLSGRPLRRRQTGVTLVVTLVFMVLFLLIAVALVNSGLVNVKVAANQQHTAEARDVAQQSIEQVISDDFTKAPAAISVPVDVSGDGKADYVAQVAKPECMASNPIKNVELDLKDPDDVSCMIGSGVQNTGIVTAGNNAGNSLCNATQWDVAATVDDSAGTGAVATVHQGVAVRMPTGSACP from the coding sequence ATGACGAAGTTATCCGGCCGGCCACTGCGCCGCAGGCAGACGGGCGTCACGCTGGTCGTGACGCTGGTGTTCATGGTGCTGTTCCTGCTGATCGCCGTGGCGCTGGTCAATTCGGGCCTGGTCAACGTCAAGGTCGCGGCCAACCAGCAGCACACCGCCGAAGCGCGCGACGTCGCGCAGCAGTCGATCGAGCAGGTGATCTCCGACGACTTCACCAAGGCGCCGGCGGCCATCAGCGTGCCGGTGGATGTCAGTGGAGATGGCAAGGCCGATTACGTGGCCCAGGTGGCGAAGCCGGAATGCATGGCAAGCAATCCCATCAAGAACGTCGAGCTCGACCTGAAGGATCCCGACGATGTGTCGTGCATGATCGGCAGCGGCGTGCAGAACACCGGCATCGTCACGGCCGGCAACAACGCGGGCAATTCGCTGTGCAACGCCACCCAGTGGGACGTAGCCGCCACGGTCGATGACAGCGCCGGCACCGGCGCCGTGGCAACGGTCCATCAGGGCGTGGCGGTGCGCATGCCGACCGGCTCGGCCTGCCCCTGA